From Candidatus Atelocyanobacterium thalassa isolate ALOHA, a single genomic window includes:
- a CDS encoding RluA family pseudouridine synthase: MNLKLIVEDKGDRIDRWLSKHILNISRARIQKLIQAGNIILNNKICKTKKEQLIAGDCLEVFVPSPKKLELIPEAIPLDVLYEDKYLIIINKVAGMVVHPSPGHENGTLVHALLHHCRDLSGIGEVQRPGIVHRLDKDTTGTIVIAKTDFVHQHLQKQIRDRVVEREYLAIIHGVLKNRENNDNVVNKGVIDLPIGRHLIDRKKMAVMPSEKNGRKAVTYWKILERLGNYSMVNFKLGTGRTHQIRVHSSFLGCPILGDPLYSSNHSFNINLSGQALHAHKLSLIHPVSSNKIEITANPPIEFTKLLKTLRRKTTN; encoded by the coding sequence ATGAATTTAAAACTAATCGTAGAAGATAAAGGTGATCGAATTGATCGTTGGTTATCAAAACATATTTTAAATATTTCACGTGCTCGTATTCAAAAACTTATTCAAGCAGGAAATATTATTTTAAATAATAAAATATGTAAAACTAAAAAAGAGCAATTGATAGCCGGTGATTGTTTAGAAGTTTTTGTGCCATCACCTAAAAAATTAGAATTAATACCGGAAGCTATTCCACTTGATGTTTTATATGAAGATAAATATTTAATTATTATTAATAAAGTAGCTGGGATGGTTGTACATCCGTCTCCCGGACATGAAAACGGAACTCTTGTCCATGCTTTATTGCATCATTGTAGAGATTTATCTGGTATTGGAGAAGTTCAAAGACCAGGTATAGTTCATCGTCTAGACAAAGATACGACAGGGACAATAGTCATAGCAAAAACAGATTTTGTACATCAGCATTTACAAAAACAAATTAGAGATAGAGTAGTCGAAAGAGAGTATTTAGCTATCATACATGGTGTTTTAAAAAATAGAGAAAATAATGATAATGTAGTGAATAAAGGGGTTATAGATTTGCCTATTGGTCGTCATCTAATAGATAGAAAAAAGATGGCAGTCATGCCTTCTGAAAAGAACGGACGTAAAGCGGTTACTTACTGGAAAATTTTGGAGAGATTGGGTAACTATAGTATGGTTAATTTTAAACTAGGAACTGGCAGAACTCACCAAATAAGAGTTCACAGTAGTTTCTTGGGTTGTCCTATATTAGGAGATCCATTGTATAGCTCTAATCATTCATTTAATATTAATTTGTCAGGTCAAGCATTACATGCTCATAAATTAAGTTTAATACATCCAGTTAGTTCAAATAAAATTGAAATAACTGCTAATCCCCCAATCGAATTTACAAAATTATTAAAAACTCTACGAAGAAAAACAACTAACTAG
- the speA gene encoding biosynthetic arginine decarboxylase has product MKSNWSIQDSEELYGLKKWGKPYFNINDIGHIIVSPQNNKDKALNLFKLVQNLEKRNLNLPLLVHFPDIIEDRIEQLNNCFAKAMVRYSYDGSYQGVFPIKVNQQRHIVESIVNYGYKHKYGLEVGSKPELLIALAQLKNSNSLLICNGYKDKKYVETAVIAYHLGYNILIVVEQLSEIYLVADVVLEHGIKPNLGIRAKLSAKGDSRWADSAGDRAKFGLSVTEIICALDQLRKSEMLTKLKLLHFHIGSQISAIATIKDALSEASQIYVNLCQLGAPMEYFDVGGGLGIDYDGSNTNFPASKNYSMQNYANDVVAAIKTACNNNDIEVPVIVSESGRSVASHQSILIVNVLGIDKIEEFNDTIEIENCHTLVQEILEIYVSINETNFQEAYHDVLQLKQEIESLFSFGYLSLYERGKAEGLFWKCCHKIKNILQKVDLEVDELDNLHQLLLSTYYCNFSVFQSLPDNWSIDQLFPIMPIHRLTERPTELGTLADLTCDSDGKVSRFIGYQNVKPHLELHSWNKNEPYYLGFF; this is encoded by the coding sequence GTGAAATCTAATTGGTCTATACAAGATAGTGAAGAGCTATATGGATTAAAAAAATGGGGGAAGCCTTATTTTAATATTAATGATATAGGGCATATAATAGTTTCTCCTCAAAATAATAAGGATAAAGCTTTAAATCTCTTTAAATTAGTTCAAAACTTAGAAAAAAGAAATTTGAACTTACCTTTGTTAGTCCACTTTCCAGACATAATAGAAGATAGAATTGAACAGCTTAATAACTGTTTTGCTAAAGCGATGGTTAGATACAGTTATGATGGTTCATATCAAGGTGTTTTTCCCATTAAAGTCAATCAACAGCGCCATATAGTTGAATCAATTGTTAACTATGGTTATAAGCATAAATATGGACTGGAAGTAGGGTCAAAGCCAGAATTACTTATTGCTTTAGCGCAGCTAAAAAATTCTAATTCTCTTCTTATATGTAACGGATATAAAGATAAAAAATATGTTGAAACAGCTGTTATAGCCTACCATTTAGGCTATAACATTCTAATAGTTGTTGAACAATTAAGTGAAATATATTTAGTAGCTGATGTTGTTCTAGAACATGGTATTAAACCAAACCTAGGAATTCGTGCAAAGCTAAGTGCTAAGGGGGATAGCCGCTGGGCTGACTCTGCAGGAGATAGAGCAAAATTTGGACTTAGTGTAACAGAAATCATATGTGCACTTGATCAATTACGTAAGTCTGAAATGCTTACCAAGCTTAAATTACTTCATTTTCATATAGGTTCTCAAATCTCTGCTATTGCAACTATAAAAGATGCATTGAGTGAAGCTAGTCAGATTTATGTAAACTTATGTCAACTTGGGGCTCCTATGGAATACTTTGATGTAGGTGGAGGCTTAGGGATTGATTATGATGGTTCAAATACTAATTTTCCTGCATCTAAGAACTACAGCATGCAAAATTACGCTAATGATGTCGTTGCAGCTATTAAGACAGCCTGTAATAACAATGATATTGAAGTTCCCGTTATTGTCAGTGAAAGCGGTAGATCTGTAGCCTCTCATCAATCCATTCTCATAGTTAATGTTTTAGGAATAGATAAAATAGAAGAATTTAATGACACTATTGAAATTGAGAATTGCCATACATTGGTACAGGAAATATTAGAAATATATGTTTCTATCAATGAAACTAATTTCCAAGAAGCATATCACGATGTTTTACAACTAAAACAAGAAATAGAAAGTCTTTTCTCTTTTGGATATTTAAGCTTGTATGAAAGAGGTAAGGCAGAGGGACTATTTTGGAAATGTTGTCATAAAATAAAAAATATTTTGCAAAAAGTAGATTTAGAAGTTGATGAGCTAGATAACCTTCATCAACTCCTGTTGTCAACTTATTACTGCAACTTCTCAGTTTTTCAATCTCTTCCTGATAATTGGTCTATTGATCAGTTATTTCCAATAATGCCTATTCATCGTCTTACTGAAAGGCCAACTGAACTCGGTACTCTTGCTGATTTAACTTGTGACAGTGATGGAAAAGTTTCTCGTTTTATTGGATACCAGAATGTTAAACCTCATTTAGAACTACATTCTTGGAATAAAAATGAACCATATTATTTAGGTTTTTTTTAA